A window from Peromyscus eremicus chromosome 1, PerEre_H2_v1, whole genome shotgun sequence encodes these proteins:
- the Atxn2l gene encoding ataxin-2-like protein isoform X12, with the protein MLKPQPPQQTSQPQQPPPTQQAVARRPPGGTSPPNGGLPGPLPATTAPPGPPAAVSSCLGPAAAAGSGLRRGAESILAAPPPPQHQERPGAVAIGSVRGQSTGKGPPQSPVFEGVYNNSRMLHFLTAVVGSTCDVKVKNGTTYEGIFKTLSSKFELAVDAVHRKASEPAGGPRREDIVDTMVFKPSDVLLVHFRNVDFNYATKDKFTDSAIAMNSKVNGEHKEKVLQRWEGGDSNSDDYDLESDMSNGWDPNEMFKFNEENYGVKTTYDSSLSSYTVPLEKDNSEEFRQRELRAAQLAREIESSPQYRLRIAMENDDGRTEEEKHSAVQRQGSGRESPSLVSREGKYIPLPQRVREGPRGGVRCSGSRGGRPGLSSLPPRGPHHLDNSSPGPGSEARGINGGPSRMSPKAQRPLRGAKTLSSPNNRPSGEASVPPTPAVGRMYPPRSPKSAAPAPVSASCPEPPIGSAVVSSASIPVTSSVVDPGAGSISPASPKISLAPTDVKELPTKEPGRTLEAQELARIAGKVPGLQNEQKRFQLEELRKFGAQFKLQSSSSPETGLDPFPSRILKEEAKGKEKEVDGLLTSDPMGSPVSSKTESILDKEDKPPLAAVGGTEGPEQLPPSCPSQTGSPPVGLIKGDDKEEGPVTEQVKKSTLNPNAKEFNPTKPLLSVNKSTSTPTSPGPRTHSTPSIPVLTAGQSGLYSPQYISYIPQIHMGPAVQAPQMYPYPVSNSVPGQQGKYRGAKGSLPPQRSDQHQPASAPPMMQAAAAAAGPPLVAATPYSSYIPYNPQQFPGQPAMMQPMAHYPSQPVFAPMLQSNPRMLTSGSHPQAIVSSSTPQYPSAEQPTPQALYATVHQSYPHHATQLHGHQPQPATTPTGSQPQSQHAAPSPVQHQAGQAPHLGSGQPQQNLYHPGALTGTPPSLPPGPSAQSPQSSFPQPAAVYAIHPHQQLPHGFTNMAHVTQAHVQTGVTAAPPPHPGAPHPPQVMLLHPPQGHGGPPQGAVPPSGVPALSASTPSPYPYIGHPQALSDPDCLLT; encoded by the exons ATGTTGAAGCCTCAGCCGCCACAACAGACCTCCCAGCCCCAGCAGCCGCCCCCCACGCAACAGGCCGTGGCCCGTCGGCCTCCCGGCGGGACCAGCCCTCCCAACGGCGGCCTCCCGGGGCCGCTGCCCGCCACCACGGCTCCCCCGGGGCCTCCTGCGGCCGTCTCCTCCTGCCTGGGGCCTGCAGCTGCGGCCGGGAGCGGGCTTCGCCGCGGAGCCGAGAGCATCTTGGCGGCGCCACCGCCACCGCAGCATCAAGAGCGGCCAGGGGCAGTGGCTATCGGCAGCGTCAG GGGACAGAGCACCGGAAAGGGACCCCCACAGTCACCT GTATTTGAAGGTGTCTACAACAATTCCAGGATGCTGCATTTCCTGACGGCTGTAGTG GGTTCCACTTGTGATGTAAAGGTGAAGAATGGCACCACTTACGAGGGCATTTTCAAGACTCTGAGCTCCAAG TTTGAACTGGCAGTAGACGCAGTACACCGGAAAGCATCTGAGCCAGCAGGTGGGCCTCGCCGGGAAGACATTGTGGACACCATGGTGTTTAAACCAAGTGATGTTCTGCTTGTCCACTTCCGAAATGTTGACTTCAATTATGCTACTAAAG ACAAGTTCACTGACTCAGCCATTGCCATGAACTCTAAGGTGAATGGAGAGCACAAAGAGAAGGTGCTGCAGCGTTGGGAGGGCGGCGACAGCAACAGCGATGACTACGATCTGGAATCCGATATG TCCAATGGATGGGATCCCAATGAGATGTTCAAATTTAATGAGGAGAACTATGGAGTGAAGACCACCTATGACAGCAGTCTGTCTTCTTACAC ggttccCTTGGAAAAGGACAACTCAGAAGAGTTTCGGCAGCGGGAGCTGCGTGCAGCCCAGTTGGCCCGAGAGATTGAGTCGAGTCCCCAGTACCGCCTACGGATTGCCATGGAAAATGATGATGGGCGAACGGAGGAAGAGAAGCACAGTGCAGTTCAGCGGCAGGGTTCTGGGCGGGAGAGCCCCAGCTTGGTGTCCAG GGAGGGGAAGTATATCCCCCTGCCTCAACGAGTTCGGGAAGGTCCCCGGGGAGGAGTTCGATGCAGCGGTTCTCGAGGAGGACGGCCTGGCCTTAGCTCTTTGCCACCTCGTGGCCCTCACCACCTTGATAACAGCAGCCCTGGCCCTGGGTCTGAGGCACGTGGTATCAATGGAG gcccTTCCCGAATGTCCCCCAAGGCGCAGCGGCCTCTGAGAGGTGCCAAGACTTTATCTTCGCCCAACAATAGGCCTTCTGGAGAAGCTTCCGTTCCTCCAACACCTGCAG tGGGCCGGATGTACCCTCCACGGTCTCCCAAGTCTGCTGCCCCCGCCCCAGTCTCAGCTTCCTGTCCTGAGCCTCCCATTGGTTCAGCAGTAGTGTCCTCTGCCTCCATCCCTGTGACATCATCAGTTGTGGATCCTGGAGCAGGCTCTATTTCCCCAGCATCTCCCAAAATTTCCCTGGCCCCCACAGATG TAAAAGAACTCCCGACCAAGGAGCCCGGTAGGACTTTGGAGGCCCAAGAGCTGGCCCGGATAGCTGGGAAAG TCCCTGGGCTTCAGAATGAACAAAAACGATTTCAGTTGGAAGAACTGAGGAAGTTTGGGGCCCAGTTTAAG CTTCAATCTAGTAGCTCCCCTGAGACCGGCCTGGATCCATTTCCTTCCCGGATCTTAAAAGAAGAGGccaaaggaaaggagaaggaggtggATGGCCTATTGACTTCAGATCCCATGGGATCCCCAGTCTCCTCCAAGACAGAATCCATATTGGATAAGGAAGACAAACCACCCCTGGCAGCAGTTGGGGGCACTGAGGGGCCAGAGCAGCTCCCGCCATCTTGCCCCAGCCAAACTGGCAGTCCCCCAGTGGGCCTCATCAAGGGAGATGACAAGGAGGAGGGCCCTGTTACTGA ACAAGTAAAGAAGTCTACTTTGAACCCCAATGCCAAGGAGTTCAATCCAACAAAGCCTCTGCTGTCTGTG AACAAATCTACCAGTACTCCCACTTCCCCAGGGCCCCGTACTCACTCAACACCTTCCATACCGGTGCTGACAGCAGGCCAGAGCGGGCTCTACAGTCCCCAGTACATCTCATATATACCTCAGATCCACATGGGACCAGCTGTGCAG GCACCTCAGATGTATCCATATCCTGTATCCAATTCGGTGCCTGGGCAGCAGGGCAAGTACCGGGGTGCAAAAG GCTCACTCCCCCCCCAGCGCTCAGACCAACACCAGCCAGCCTCAGCCCCTCCGATGATGCaggctgccgctgctgctgctggcccacCCCTGGTGGCTGCCACACCTTATTCCTCCTACATCCCCTACAACCCACAGCAGTTCCCAGGCCAGCCTGCCATGATGCAGCCAATGGCACACTACCCTTCACAG CCGGTGTTTGCCCCTATGCTTCAAAGTAACCCACGAATGTTGACATCGGGAAGCCACCCCCAGGCCATTGTGTCATCCTCCACTCCTCAGTACCCCTCTGCAGAGCAGCCTACCCCCCAAGCCCTCTATG CCACTGTTCACCAGTCCTATCCACACCATGCCACCCAGCTCCATGGCCACCAGCCACAGCCGGCCACCACACCTACTGGGAGCCAGCCACAATCCCAGCATGCGGCCCCCAGTCCTGTTCAG CACCAGGCGGGGCAGGCCCCACACCTGGGCAGTGGACAGCCACAGCAGAATCTGTACCATCCAGGGGCCCTAACAGGCACGCCGCCTTCTCTACCACCGGGACCTTCTGCCCAGTCCCCTCAGAGCAGCTTTCCCCAGCCAGCTGCTGTGTATGCCATCCATCCCCACCAGCAGCTGCCCCACGGCTTCACCAACATGGCCCATGTTACCCAG GCCCATGTCCAAACTGGAGTCACAGCAGCCCCGCCCCCACACCCCGGGGCACCCCACCCGCCCCAGGTGATGCTGCTGCACCCCCCCCAGGGCCATGGGGGGCCCCCCCAAGGCGCGGTGCCCCCGAGTGGGGTGCCTGCACTCTCAGCTTCCACACCCTCACCCTACCCCTACATCGGACACCCCCAAG ctctcagTGACCCCGACTGTCTCCTGACTTAG
- the Atxn2l gene encoding ataxin-2-like protein isoform X7: MLKPQPPQQTSQPQQPPPTQQAVARRPPGGTSPPNGGLPGPLPATTAPPGPPAAVSSCLGPAAAAGSGLRRGAESILAAPPPPQHQERPGAVAIGSVRGQSTGKGPPQSPVFEGVYNNSRMLHFLTAVVGSTCDVKVKNGTTYEGIFKTLSSKFELAVDAVHRKASEPAGGPRREDIVDTMVFKPSDVLLVHFRNVDFNYATKDKFTDSAIAMNSKVNGEHKEKVLQRWEGGDSNSDDYDLESDMSNGWDPNEMFKFNEENYGVKTTYDSSLSSYTVPLEKDNSEEFRQRELRAAQLAREIESSPQYRLRIAMENDDGRTEEEKHSAVQRQGSGRESPSLVSREGKYIPLPQRVREGPRGGVRCSGSRGGRPGLSSLPPRGPHHLDNSSPGPGSEARGINGGPSRMSPKAQRPLRGAKTLSSPNNRPSGEASVPPTPAALSFLPVGRMYPPRSPKSAAPAPVSASCPEPPIGSAVVSSASIPVTSSVVDPGAGSISPASPKISLAPTDVKELPTKEPGRTLEAQELARIAGKVPGLQNEQKRFQLEELRKFGAQFKLQSSSSPETGLDPFPSRILKEEAKGKEKEVDGLLTSDPMGSPVSSKTESILDKEDKPPLAAVGGTEGPEQLPPSCPSQTGSPPVGLIKGDDKEEGPVTEQVKKSTLNPNAKEFNPTKPLLSVNKSTSTPTSPGPRTHSTPSIPVLTAGQSGLYSPQYISYIPQIHMGPAVQAPQMYPYPVSNSVPGQQGKYRGAKGSLPPQRSDQHQPASAPPMMQAAAAAAGPPLVAATPYSSYIPYNPQQFPGQPAMMQPMAHYPSQPVFAPMLQSNPRMLTSGSHPQAIVSSSTPQYPSAEQPTPQALYATVHQSYPHHATQLHGHQPQPATTPTGSQPQSQHAAPSPVQHQAGQAPHLGSGQPQQNLYHPGALTGTPPSLPPGPSAQSPQSSFPQPAAVYAIHPHQQLPHGFTNMAHVTQAHVQTGVTAAPPPHPGAPHPPQVMLLHPPQGHGGPPQGAVPPSGVPALSASTPSPYPYIGHPQAPLPPPGELKIVLAAT, translated from the exons ATGTTGAAGCCTCAGCCGCCACAACAGACCTCCCAGCCCCAGCAGCCGCCCCCCACGCAACAGGCCGTGGCCCGTCGGCCTCCCGGCGGGACCAGCCCTCCCAACGGCGGCCTCCCGGGGCCGCTGCCCGCCACCACGGCTCCCCCGGGGCCTCCTGCGGCCGTCTCCTCCTGCCTGGGGCCTGCAGCTGCGGCCGGGAGCGGGCTTCGCCGCGGAGCCGAGAGCATCTTGGCGGCGCCACCGCCACCGCAGCATCAAGAGCGGCCAGGGGCAGTGGCTATCGGCAGCGTCAG GGGACAGAGCACCGGAAAGGGACCCCCACAGTCACCT GTATTTGAAGGTGTCTACAACAATTCCAGGATGCTGCATTTCCTGACGGCTGTAGTG GGTTCCACTTGTGATGTAAAGGTGAAGAATGGCACCACTTACGAGGGCATTTTCAAGACTCTGAGCTCCAAG TTTGAACTGGCAGTAGACGCAGTACACCGGAAAGCATCTGAGCCAGCAGGTGGGCCTCGCCGGGAAGACATTGTGGACACCATGGTGTTTAAACCAAGTGATGTTCTGCTTGTCCACTTCCGAAATGTTGACTTCAATTATGCTACTAAAG ACAAGTTCACTGACTCAGCCATTGCCATGAACTCTAAGGTGAATGGAGAGCACAAAGAGAAGGTGCTGCAGCGTTGGGAGGGCGGCGACAGCAACAGCGATGACTACGATCTGGAATCCGATATG TCCAATGGATGGGATCCCAATGAGATGTTCAAATTTAATGAGGAGAACTATGGAGTGAAGACCACCTATGACAGCAGTCTGTCTTCTTACAC ggttccCTTGGAAAAGGACAACTCAGAAGAGTTTCGGCAGCGGGAGCTGCGTGCAGCCCAGTTGGCCCGAGAGATTGAGTCGAGTCCCCAGTACCGCCTACGGATTGCCATGGAAAATGATGATGGGCGAACGGAGGAAGAGAAGCACAGTGCAGTTCAGCGGCAGGGTTCTGGGCGGGAGAGCCCCAGCTTGGTGTCCAG GGAGGGGAAGTATATCCCCCTGCCTCAACGAGTTCGGGAAGGTCCCCGGGGAGGAGTTCGATGCAGCGGTTCTCGAGGAGGACGGCCTGGCCTTAGCTCTTTGCCACCTCGTGGCCCTCACCACCTTGATAACAGCAGCCCTGGCCCTGGGTCTGAGGCACGTGGTATCAATGGAG gcccTTCCCGAATGTCCCCCAAGGCGCAGCGGCCTCTGAGAGGTGCCAAGACTTTATCTTCGCCCAACAATAGGCCTTCTGGAGAAGCTTCCGTTCCTCCAACACCTGCAG ctctctcttttcttccagtGGGCCGGATGTACCCTCCACGGTCTCCCAAGTCTGCTGCCCCCGCCCCAGTCTCAGCTTCCTGTCCTGAGCCTCCCATTGGTTCAGCAGTAGTGTCCTCTGCCTCCATCCCTGTGACATCATCAGTTGTGGATCCTGGAGCAGGCTCTATTTCCCCAGCATCTCCCAAAATTTCCCTGGCCCCCACAGATG TAAAAGAACTCCCGACCAAGGAGCCCGGTAGGACTTTGGAGGCCCAAGAGCTGGCCCGGATAGCTGGGAAAG TCCCTGGGCTTCAGAATGAACAAAAACGATTTCAGTTGGAAGAACTGAGGAAGTTTGGGGCCCAGTTTAAG CTTCAATCTAGTAGCTCCCCTGAGACCGGCCTGGATCCATTTCCTTCCCGGATCTTAAAAGAAGAGGccaaaggaaaggagaaggaggtggATGGCCTATTGACTTCAGATCCCATGGGATCCCCAGTCTCCTCCAAGACAGAATCCATATTGGATAAGGAAGACAAACCACCCCTGGCAGCAGTTGGGGGCACTGAGGGGCCAGAGCAGCTCCCGCCATCTTGCCCCAGCCAAACTGGCAGTCCCCCAGTGGGCCTCATCAAGGGAGATGACAAGGAGGAGGGCCCTGTTACTGA ACAAGTAAAGAAGTCTACTTTGAACCCCAATGCCAAGGAGTTCAATCCAACAAAGCCTCTGCTGTCTGTG AACAAATCTACCAGTACTCCCACTTCCCCAGGGCCCCGTACTCACTCAACACCTTCCATACCGGTGCTGACAGCAGGCCAGAGCGGGCTCTACAGTCCCCAGTACATCTCATATATACCTCAGATCCACATGGGACCAGCTGTGCAG GCACCTCAGATGTATCCATATCCTGTATCCAATTCGGTGCCTGGGCAGCAGGGCAAGTACCGGGGTGCAAAAG GCTCACTCCCCCCCCAGCGCTCAGACCAACACCAGCCAGCCTCAGCCCCTCCGATGATGCaggctgccgctgctgctgctggcccacCCCTGGTGGCTGCCACACCTTATTCCTCCTACATCCCCTACAACCCACAGCAGTTCCCAGGCCAGCCTGCCATGATGCAGCCAATGGCACACTACCCTTCACAG CCGGTGTTTGCCCCTATGCTTCAAAGTAACCCACGAATGTTGACATCGGGAAGCCACCCCCAGGCCATTGTGTCATCCTCCACTCCTCAGTACCCCTCTGCAGAGCAGCCTACCCCCCAAGCCCTCTATG CCACTGTTCACCAGTCCTATCCACACCATGCCACCCAGCTCCATGGCCACCAGCCACAGCCGGCCACCACACCTACTGGGAGCCAGCCACAATCCCAGCATGCGGCCCCCAGTCCTGTTCAG CACCAGGCGGGGCAGGCCCCACACCTGGGCAGTGGACAGCCACAGCAGAATCTGTACCATCCAGGGGCCCTAACAGGCACGCCGCCTTCTCTACCACCGGGACCTTCTGCCCAGTCCCCTCAGAGCAGCTTTCCCCAGCCAGCTGCTGTGTATGCCATCCATCCCCACCAGCAGCTGCCCCACGGCTTCACCAACATGGCCCATGTTACCCAG GCCCATGTCCAAACTGGAGTCACAGCAGCCCCGCCCCCACACCCCGGGGCACCCCACCCGCCCCAGGTGATGCTGCTGCACCCCCCCCAGGGCCATGGGGGGCCCCCCCAAGGCGCGGTGCCCCCGAGTGGGGTGCCTGCACTCTCAGCTTCCACACCCTCACCCTACCCCTACATCGGACACCCCCAAG CTCCCCTTCCACCCCCCGGGGAACTGAAGATTGTCCTGGCCGCGACCTGA
- the Atxn2l gene encoding ataxin-2-like protein isoform X6: MLKPQPPQQTSQPQQPPPTQQAVARRPPGGTSPPNGGLPGPLPATTAPPGPPAAVSSCLGPAAAAGSGLRRGAESILAAPPPPQHQERPGAVAIGSVRGQSTGKGPPQSPVFEGVYNNSRMLHFLTAVVGSTCDVKVKNGTTYEGIFKTLSSKFELAVDAVHRKASEPAGGPRREDIVDTMVFKPSDVLLVHFRNVDFNYATKDKFTDSAIAMNSKVNGEHKEKVLQRWEGGDSNSDDYDLESDMSNGWDPNEMFKFNEENYGVKTTYDSSLSSYTVPLEKDNSEEFRQRELRAAQLAREIESSPQYRLRIAMENDDGRTEEEKHSAVQRQGSGRESPSLVSREGKYIPLPQRVREGPRGGVRCSGSRGGRPGLSSLPPRGPHHLDNSSPGPGSEARGINGGPSRMSPKAQRPLRGAKTLSSPNNRPSGEASVPPTPAALSFLPVGRMYPPRSPKSAAPAPVSASCPEPPIGSAVVSSASIPVTSSVVDPGAGSISPASPKISLAPTDVKELPTKEPGRTLEAQELARIAGKVPGLQNEQKRFQLEELRKFGAQFKLQSSSSPETGLDPFPSRILKEEAKGKEKEVDGLLTSDPMGSPVSSKTESILDKEDKPPLAAVGGTEGPEQLPPSCPSQTGSPPVGLIKGDDKEEGPVTEQVKKSTLNPNAKEFNPTKPLLSVNKSTSTPTSPGPRTHSTPSIPVLTAGQSGLYSPQYISYIPQIHMGPAVQAPQMYPYPVSNSVPGQQGKYRGAKGSLPPQRSDQHQPASAPPMMQAAAAAAGPPLVAATPYSSYIPYNPQQFPGQPAMMQPMAHYPSQPVFAPMLQSNPRMLTSGSHPQAIVSSSTPQYPSAEQPTPQALYATVHQSYPHHATQLHGHQPQPATTPTGSQPQSQHAAPSPVQHQAGQAPHLGSGQPQQNLYHPGALTGTPPSLPPGPSAQSPQSSFPQPAAVYAIHPHQQLPHGFTNMAHVTQAHVQTGVTAAPPPHPGAPHPPQVMLLHPPQGHGGPPQGAVPPSGVPALSASTPSPYPYIGHPQVQSHPSQQLPFHPPGN, translated from the exons ATGTTGAAGCCTCAGCCGCCACAACAGACCTCCCAGCCCCAGCAGCCGCCCCCCACGCAACAGGCCGTGGCCCGTCGGCCTCCCGGCGGGACCAGCCCTCCCAACGGCGGCCTCCCGGGGCCGCTGCCCGCCACCACGGCTCCCCCGGGGCCTCCTGCGGCCGTCTCCTCCTGCCTGGGGCCTGCAGCTGCGGCCGGGAGCGGGCTTCGCCGCGGAGCCGAGAGCATCTTGGCGGCGCCACCGCCACCGCAGCATCAAGAGCGGCCAGGGGCAGTGGCTATCGGCAGCGTCAG GGGACAGAGCACCGGAAAGGGACCCCCACAGTCACCT GTATTTGAAGGTGTCTACAACAATTCCAGGATGCTGCATTTCCTGACGGCTGTAGTG GGTTCCACTTGTGATGTAAAGGTGAAGAATGGCACCACTTACGAGGGCATTTTCAAGACTCTGAGCTCCAAG TTTGAACTGGCAGTAGACGCAGTACACCGGAAAGCATCTGAGCCAGCAGGTGGGCCTCGCCGGGAAGACATTGTGGACACCATGGTGTTTAAACCAAGTGATGTTCTGCTTGTCCACTTCCGAAATGTTGACTTCAATTATGCTACTAAAG ACAAGTTCACTGACTCAGCCATTGCCATGAACTCTAAGGTGAATGGAGAGCACAAAGAGAAGGTGCTGCAGCGTTGGGAGGGCGGCGACAGCAACAGCGATGACTACGATCTGGAATCCGATATG TCCAATGGATGGGATCCCAATGAGATGTTCAAATTTAATGAGGAGAACTATGGAGTGAAGACCACCTATGACAGCAGTCTGTCTTCTTACAC ggttccCTTGGAAAAGGACAACTCAGAAGAGTTTCGGCAGCGGGAGCTGCGTGCAGCCCAGTTGGCCCGAGAGATTGAGTCGAGTCCCCAGTACCGCCTACGGATTGCCATGGAAAATGATGATGGGCGAACGGAGGAAGAGAAGCACAGTGCAGTTCAGCGGCAGGGTTCTGGGCGGGAGAGCCCCAGCTTGGTGTCCAG GGAGGGGAAGTATATCCCCCTGCCTCAACGAGTTCGGGAAGGTCCCCGGGGAGGAGTTCGATGCAGCGGTTCTCGAGGAGGACGGCCTGGCCTTAGCTCTTTGCCACCTCGTGGCCCTCACCACCTTGATAACAGCAGCCCTGGCCCTGGGTCTGAGGCACGTGGTATCAATGGAG gcccTTCCCGAATGTCCCCCAAGGCGCAGCGGCCTCTGAGAGGTGCCAAGACTTTATCTTCGCCCAACAATAGGCCTTCTGGAGAAGCTTCCGTTCCTCCAACACCTGCAG ctctctcttttcttccagtGGGCCGGATGTACCCTCCACGGTCTCCCAAGTCTGCTGCCCCCGCCCCAGTCTCAGCTTCCTGTCCTGAGCCTCCCATTGGTTCAGCAGTAGTGTCCTCTGCCTCCATCCCTGTGACATCATCAGTTGTGGATCCTGGAGCAGGCTCTATTTCCCCAGCATCTCCCAAAATTTCCCTGGCCCCCACAGATG TAAAAGAACTCCCGACCAAGGAGCCCGGTAGGACTTTGGAGGCCCAAGAGCTGGCCCGGATAGCTGGGAAAG TCCCTGGGCTTCAGAATGAACAAAAACGATTTCAGTTGGAAGAACTGAGGAAGTTTGGGGCCCAGTTTAAG CTTCAATCTAGTAGCTCCCCTGAGACCGGCCTGGATCCATTTCCTTCCCGGATCTTAAAAGAAGAGGccaaaggaaaggagaaggaggtggATGGCCTATTGACTTCAGATCCCATGGGATCCCCAGTCTCCTCCAAGACAGAATCCATATTGGATAAGGAAGACAAACCACCCCTGGCAGCAGTTGGGGGCACTGAGGGGCCAGAGCAGCTCCCGCCATCTTGCCCCAGCCAAACTGGCAGTCCCCCAGTGGGCCTCATCAAGGGAGATGACAAGGAGGAGGGCCCTGTTACTGA ACAAGTAAAGAAGTCTACTTTGAACCCCAATGCCAAGGAGTTCAATCCAACAAAGCCTCTGCTGTCTGTG AACAAATCTACCAGTACTCCCACTTCCCCAGGGCCCCGTACTCACTCAACACCTTCCATACCGGTGCTGACAGCAGGCCAGAGCGGGCTCTACAGTCCCCAGTACATCTCATATATACCTCAGATCCACATGGGACCAGCTGTGCAG GCACCTCAGATGTATCCATATCCTGTATCCAATTCGGTGCCTGGGCAGCAGGGCAAGTACCGGGGTGCAAAAG GCTCACTCCCCCCCCAGCGCTCAGACCAACACCAGCCAGCCTCAGCCCCTCCGATGATGCaggctgccgctgctgctgctggcccacCCCTGGTGGCTGCCACACCTTATTCCTCCTACATCCCCTACAACCCACAGCAGTTCCCAGGCCAGCCTGCCATGATGCAGCCAATGGCACACTACCCTTCACAG CCGGTGTTTGCCCCTATGCTTCAAAGTAACCCACGAATGTTGACATCGGGAAGCCACCCCCAGGCCATTGTGTCATCCTCCACTCCTCAGTACCCCTCTGCAGAGCAGCCTACCCCCCAAGCCCTCTATG CCACTGTTCACCAGTCCTATCCACACCATGCCACCCAGCTCCATGGCCACCAGCCACAGCCGGCCACCACACCTACTGGGAGCCAGCCACAATCCCAGCATGCGGCCCCCAGTCCTGTTCAG CACCAGGCGGGGCAGGCCCCACACCTGGGCAGTGGACAGCCACAGCAGAATCTGTACCATCCAGGGGCCCTAACAGGCACGCCGCCTTCTCTACCACCGGGACCTTCTGCCCAGTCCCCTCAGAGCAGCTTTCCCCAGCCAGCTGCTGTGTATGCCATCCATCCCCACCAGCAGCTGCCCCACGGCTTCACCAACATGGCCCATGTTACCCAG GCCCATGTCCAAACTGGAGTCACAGCAGCCCCGCCCCCACACCCCGGGGCACCCCACCCGCCCCAGGTGATGCTGCTGCACCCCCCCCAGGGCCATGGGGGGCCCCCCCAAGGCGCGGTGCCCCCGAGTGGGGTGCCTGCACTCTCAGCTTCCACACCCTCACCCTACCCCTACATCGGACACCCCCAAG TTCAATCTCATCCCTCCCAGCAGCTCCCCTTCCACCCCCCGGGGAACTGA